The genomic window CGACACCACAGAGGGAGAATAGCCATGAAACTCTGGTTAGACCCCGGCCACGGGACGCAGACTACATACTTTGACACCGGCGCTGTGGGGCCATATGGCACGCGGGAATGCGATGTCGCACTCTCAGTGGCGGAGGCCCTGCGCTCTCAGCTCGCACTTGCCGGGCACGAGGTCAAAGTCACCGATCAGCGCAATATGGTCATCGCCGACCGCTGTAAGCAGGCGAACGCATGGGGCGCAGATCTGTTTCTCTCGCTCCACTGCAACGCTGCGAACGGCAAGGCGCGGGGCGCAACGGCATTTGTGCGCAAGAGTGACAGCGTGTCAAAGGAGATCGCCGGGAGCATCATGGACAGTTATCTCGCGGCGACAGGCATCACAGACCGCGGCGTCAAGGTGGATGTGGATGCGCTCGGAAAGTCGCTTGGCGTGCTGCGTCAGACTGATATGCCGGCACTTCTGCTGGAACTGGACTTTATCGACAACACACAGGGAGAGCTCATGTTGAGCTCTCCCTTATTCGTGGAGGTGGCGGCAAAAGCCATTTACGAGGGAATTGAGGAGGCTATGACGGAGAAGAGCAGGTATTACGTAAAGGGCGGCATTCACTTTGTGGACATCGCGCCGGGGAAGTTTCACATCAAGGTGTGGGACGCGGCGAAGAAGACAACAAAGATCAGGGACTATTTCAATCTCGGCTTCTTCGGGATTCTCAAGGGCGGCGCGACCATTCCGGTGGGGAATCTCTGTGCGGATGGTGAGGTCATCACCGAGGCATCGAATCAGGAGAGCTGGCTTTCGAGCCACGGGCGCAAAATGACGACGCTTTGCGTGTTTGACGATGGGACAGTGAAAGTCATGAAGACGGACACGATCTCGGGACTGAAAGGATTGCAAAGTGCTGTGAGCGGCATTCCGGTGGTGCTCGGCGGGGAAGATGTGAGCTGGAAGAACGATTGCAAACCGGAGGGATACACGGGCGGCGAGTGCTATGCGACATGGCATGGATTTCTCGGGTCGCTGCGCGACGGCAGTCTGAAATATTTCGCGATGAAGACAAAGACGGGCAACTGCATCCAGTCGTCGGAGGTATGGAACAAGATCAAGGGGTATGGCTTCGACGACGTGATTATGCTGGATGGCGGGGGCAGCTTTGTGCTGGACAACGGCGGCAGGAATGTAGCGGTGACCAGTGAGAACCGCAGGATTCATTCAGTGGGACTGTATTGAGAGAGAAACGGCGCGATTTCCATTTGAGTGAGCGCGAAGTGCGAACTGGCGGCCCATCACGGGGCGGGTCCCTGCGTGACGGCAATGGGGGCCCCCGCGGGAACCGTAGTTCCTGTGGGGAGGAGGACGAGCGGCGAAGTAGACGTATGCCCGGCGGTCAGCCGGACGGAGGGAGCGGAGCGCACGGCGACAGGCGCTGAGGCTGCCACGATTCATTCGCGGCAACCTCACATGAAAAGAAAGGGACCCCCAACTGGGGTTGTCCCGTTGGGGGGAAGAAAATGAGAACTGACACGAAGACGGACACGGTGAAGAGAAAAAAGACACCCGCGGATTTGTTCAGCGGCGCAATGGGCACTATAAACGCGGCTGCGCAGGTGGGAGCCAATCTCCTTAACGCGGCGACATCGAACCCGGCGACGGCGGTTGTGGCAGCGCCGGTGATAAACAGAGTGAGCAGCGCCATTGACGGCCTTTTGGGGGGCGAGAGCAGCCAGCCGTCTGAGCCGGTGACTGGTCAACCAGCGGGTATGGGTGGTTTATCCCCGAGGAAAGAGGAGTCGTGGAACAACCGCGAGAGCCGTGACAGAGCAAGGCAGGAGCTTTTTGAGTCCGTTGGGACAAATCCTCTGGGGCTCAACCGACTGACACTCCCGACAAGCCGGCAGCGTACGGTCGACGAGATTCAACAGGAGATTGACCGGTTGACCCACGAGCGCAGCGCATGGGCGCAGGCAAAAGTGAGTGGTGAGAACGCGCGCAGGCGTGACAGCAGAATCACAGAGATTGACGCCCGGCTCAAACGGGATCGTGAAGAGATCTATGGCAGGGAGCTTCGCACAGCACAGCTCACGGATGACCCGGCCATGGCAGCGGATGTACTGAAACGCCGAGAGGGTGAACTGTACGGAGAGCTGACCGGCGGCTACCGCGAGACACGCTCGGCCGCCGTGACCGGGCCGCAGGCAAACCCGCAGGGAGTACGCGAGTATCAGAAGACGAAGCAGATGGCACAGACCGCAAGCCGCGAATCGGATGCGCGGGAGTACGGGAAGAAGTACCTTGAACGGAATTATGAGGACAATTTCTTTGGCCAGTTCGGGGCGAGCCATACGCTCGGGCGGCTGTCGCAGGATGAGAATGCCGCCTGGGCTGACTATGTAGCAAACCCTACCGAGAGCAACCTCCTTTATGCCCAGTCGGTCAGCGACGCAAAGGAGCAATTCGTCACACGAAACGCGCAGGCACTCGACGACGACGCTACACTGCCATGGATTTCACAGTCTTTGGCGGGATATTTACCGCAGTGGTGGGATCAAACCAAGGCGCGGGCCGCAGGAGGCATAGTCGGCGGATTTGCGACGCTGGGGAATCTAGGCGGCGTCAAGGCGGGTATCACAGCGGGCAGCGGCCTCTACTCCTACAACCAAATGAAAGGCGCGGCCTTTAAGGGTCTGATCGATGCAGGCGTACCGCAGGAGATCGCGCTCAAAGCGGCAAACGACGAGGCGCTTCTCTCGTCATTTTTTGAGATGGCGGACACAGGAATTGATCTGGTAACGCTCGGCACAGGCAAGCTGCTGAATCTTATTTTCAAGGGCGGCGCGAAGAATCTCGCCAAGAACGCAGCGCAGAAGACCGCGCTGAAAAAAGTTCTGGGTATACTCAAGGGGTATGGATTAAACATTGCCAGTGAGGGGGCGCAGGAGTT from Feifania hominis includes these protein-coding regions:
- a CDS encoding N-acetylmuramoyl-L-alanine amidase family protein, with the protein product MKLWLDPGHGTQTTYFDTGAVGPYGTRECDVALSVAEALRSQLALAGHEVKVTDQRNMVIADRCKQANAWGADLFLSLHCNAANGKARGATAFVRKSDSVSKEIAGSIMDSYLAATGITDRGVKVDVDALGKSLGVLRQTDMPALLLELDFIDNTQGELMLSSPLFVEVAAKAIYEGIEEAMTEKSRYYVKGGIHFVDIAPGKFHIKVWDAAKKTTKIRDYFNLGFFGILKGGATIPVGNLCADGEVITEASNQESWLSSHGRKMTTLCVFDDGTVKVMKTDTISGLKGLQSAVSGIPVVLGGEDVSWKNDCKPEGYTGGECYATWHGFLGSLRDGSLKYFAMKTKTGNCIQSSEVWNKIKGYGFDDVIMLDGGGSFVLDNGGRNVAVTSENRRIHSVGLY